The region TACAAGACTATGCTCTTAATTTGACACTGTaaagaaacaattctttttcctctaataAACATCATAGATTCAATCTTCAATGAATTCATGTAGCTTATTCATTCTAGACATCTGTGACTTCATGATGAATCTGTGTTGAGCTTGCCTAACTCATCACATGGAACCCATAAAATAAGGTGAATAGGAGGTAaatttttatctctttatttaatttatgtAAAGAGTAACCTATAGATTCTCAGGGCATTAAGCTCTCCCTGTCCACGACCCTGCCGCCCCCGGTATAAACGCCTCACCCCGCAACGGACCTGTGACGGCGGGTGCCTGCCGCAAGGCCCCAGCTctgggggccgggggggaggtGGCACGGCAGCTAAGGAAGGGGCGCGCGGAGAAGGGTCCCCCTAAGGCCTCGGCCGGCAACCTGAAGGAGTAACACACGCCTTCACCGTGCGCTCTCTCGCAGCCTGTGAGGAGAAGCCGCCCGCGCCGACCCACGGCCTCCGCCTGCCGGGCCCGGCAGCCCGATCGCCTCACGACAAACCGCCGAGCGACGGCGACAGCGGCTGCCCCGCCCCCGGGCGCGAGCGGCGCCTTCCCGCCAACCGCGGAGgacggcggcggcgcggcggcccgGTTACCTGACAGGCTGGCGGCACCGCCATGGCCGCGGTGCGGGACGTAGAGATCGACCCCGAGGGCACCTTCAAGTACATCCTGGTGCGCCTGCAGCGCCCGGGCGGCGAGGAGCAGCGGGACATCGTCCGCGGCACCAAGGCGGCCGAGTTCCACAGTGGGTGACaggccggggcggcggcggctggggAAGCGACTGTTAGCGGGGCCCTCCCGGCAGCGTCCTTCGGGTGCGGGACGTGGCCGCCGGTTCGCAAGCGAATCTGAGGCGGAGGGGGAGTCCCTGGCCTGTGGTGGCTAGTGTCAGCGGGCATAGCTCAGCTCAGAAgcccctttttcttccccccttcaTAGGTGCCTCACGCGAATATGGAAAGCGGGTCAATATCTCTCAGACGTCATTTCCAAACCTGATAAACCTCATTTAGGAGAAAGAGATGTGTTAACTAAgtaaaaaactgaaatagagAACCTTAACTAcagcttttctctgtctgtcAAGAGAAACCTCCCTCTCTTGCAGGTGAAAGAAGGGAACTGGAGGAAAATGAGTGGAAAATAGCTGAAAAGAAGAGTTCTAGATTATTTCATGTCTAGTGCGTATTCTAATGGCTCTAACCATTCTTCTTGTGCAGAtcatatatttgaaaaagtaaatcCTGAGATGGAAAAGCTGGGATATGAGTGCAAGTGCCTTGGAGGAGGGAAAATTGATCATAAtagcaaagacaagaaaattaGGGTATTTGGGCTGTCTACAGTAAGTGCATCTCTCATATTCCTTCAAATCCTTTTGTCTCTGATGttctgggatttttgttttatagtaCGGTAGCTTTTGGCA is a window of Gymnogyps californianus isolate 813 chromosome 8, ASM1813914v2, whole genome shotgun sequence DNA encoding:
- the PHPT1 gene encoding 14 kDa phosphohistidine phosphatase produces the protein MAAVRDVEIDPEGTFKYILVRLQRPGGEEQRDIVRGTKAAEFHNHIFEKVNPEMEKLGYECKCLGGGKIDHNSKDKKIRVFGLSTGYGKADHSVTVEILKKVYTDYEITWSDDKK